In the Populus trichocarpa isolate Nisqually-1 chromosome 1, P.trichocarpa_v4.1, whole genome shotgun sequence genome, CCAATCAAGAAATTCCCATCGAGAAACAGCCTTCTCAAACTCTTCTTTCGACTATACTCCAATGGGATCGTGCCGCGTAACCGGTTGTACCTTAGTGACAAAGAAGACAGCAGTGGATAATCAGCAAAATGCAAGGGGGCATTCCCCTCGATTTTATTGAACCCAAGATCAACAGCAACGAGGTCACTGTTAGCATTACTAGGCTTTGATATCCCGACACGTGTCAAGCTGTTATTGGCTAAATCAACCTGTTGAAGTGCAGGTAAGAGAAAGAACCAGGGTTCTAATGTGCCAGTGAACGAGTTTTCACTGAGTTCAACAACTTCTAACCCAGTTAACCTGTCAAAAGATGATTTTGATAACGAGCCAGACAAGGAATTGGCCTTCAAAGCCAGTTCTAGTAAGTTATAAGGTAGTTTTGGTAAGGGCCCAGTTAGTTTATTGTAGCTAAGATCAAGTCTTCTTAAGCTTGACATTGAATTCATGGTTTTTGGGAGGTACCCAGATAAATAATTATGTGAAAAGTCTAAAGATTCGAGGGATTTAAGGTTGGTGATTGAGTTAGGGACTGCGCCAGAGAACGAGTTGGAACTCAGGGTCAAGGTTTGGAGGTTGATAAGCGAGGAGATGGAGGAGGGGATAGGGCCATAGAAGTTGTTGTCTACGAGGTCGAGGATGGTGAGGCTAGTGAGTAGGGAGATGAGCGGGGTGAGCTGGCCTGAGTAGCCAGCTGGATCAAGAGTGAGCTGGGTGACTCGAGTTGAGTCAGGGGAGCAGGTGATGCCACAAATGAAGTGGGTCCGACGAGGGAAGGCACAGGGGTCGGTGGTGAAGTCCCATGAAGCAAGGCAAGACCATGGCTGGATTGAACTTGGCTTGACCGAGGCTTTGAAGGCTTTGAGAGCTGAGATGTCTTGTGGCGAAGTGAGAGCCACGGCAACGAGATTTTCGGTGTTGAAGAGAATAAAGGAGGAAAGCAGGAACGAAAGGATGCTAGGCAGCATTTTCGCTGGTTAGAGATCTTAAGGGGCTTAAGAGGTAAGAAATGGCAGCGTGGAGAAAGTTGGATGGTTGTCTGTGTGGAATAGGGGCTTCGATGAGTTT is a window encoding:
- the LOC7465036 gene encoding probable inactive leucine-rich repeat receptor kinase XIAO → MLPSILSFLLSSFILFNTENLVAVALTSPQDISALKAFKASVKPSSIQPWSCLASWDFTTDPCAFPRRTHFICGITCSPDSTRVTQLTLDPAGYSGQLTPLISLLTSLTILDLVDNNFYGPIPSSISSLINLQTLTLSSNSFSGAVPNSITNLKSLESLDFSHNYLSGYLPKTMNSMSSLRRLDLSYNKLTGPLPKLPYNLLELALKANSLSGSLSKSSFDRLTGLEVVELSENSFTGTLEPWFFLLPALQQVDLANNSLTRVGISKPSNANSDLVAVDLGFNKIEGNAPLHFADYPLLSSLSLRYNRLRGTIPLEYSRKKSLRRLFLDGNFLIGKPPPAFFAADTSVSGSLGDNCLQACPGSFQLCMPTQKPSSVCKQAYGGKPRS